A DNA window from Calliphora vicina chromosome 1, idCalVici1.1, whole genome shotgun sequence contains the following coding sequences:
- the Ir92a gene encoding uncharacterized protein Ir92a, producing the protein MEWLHRESSVDVESILLFKDFRIKPRTVDQIMLQQIYGTISLIQYLVSTYYAHLTSVLIVYDSSNIYKNVKQQQYLDDVQQAFENQSRHGNTIGLQWINIDYFNDIEEDFDEQILNAVDIVAVEGFITILGNTSRFLHARYYATRYTTLRLKDKIYLFLCESEENPKDFLANEILQFYPHHLMVIPETIYPESNNKKNNRKIERETQKPNIKQTSLAKKTTATTDKLHIANVSMEIVVDVTTAATLSSFFNTHIDDTNKNYKYRDINFELWTQQYGGAEGNLNAIHLDTYISGNGTFAKNVQLYPNKLWNLQQRTMRIGSLTYVPYVKTYYVPSGQGDVDSINSKAPQKTVQFIGVEAELMKSFCHIRNCHLRVEPYAADNWGIIYDNGSAEGMLGDLYMQRTEMAIGCIYNWYNDITETSQFIARSAVTILGPGPAQFPRWRTNIMPFSYGLWIFLVFTMIMCSLMFHFIKYASYRFKHIYSARPNKYRSIKNYEKTLLDIFAVFIQQPSADTVLHRVATRIFLAFLLCATITLENTYSGQLKSILTMPLFNEPVDTMHKWSLSGWKWAAPSIIWVHTVENSDLAMEQRLAKQFEVRDYEFLYNATFWDNYGFGVERIYSGSFSFGDYITGSALENKIVPKDDLYFDWTRAVAIRGWPLMPLLDRHILFCLETGIYIHWERRFSYKFLDHQVQDILKKLASGYKPKSPPQMLSIEHISGPLFILLFGYLLAFLVLMFELFGHRLNTNVLSGGRYLFKINK; encoded by the exons ATGGAGTGGTTGCACAGAGAATCATCTGTTGATGTTGAAAGCATTTTATTATTCAAGGATTTTAGAATAAAACCAAGA ACAGTTGATCAAATAATGTTGCAACAAATATACGGAACAATCAGTTTAATACAATATTTGG TCAGCACTTACTATGCCCATTTAACCTCCGTATTGATTGTCTACGATTCTAGCAATATCTACAAGAATGTAAAGCAGCAACAATATTTAGATGATGTACAGCAGGCTTTTGAAAATCAATCCAGACATGGCAACACAATTGGTCTGCAGTGGATTAATATAGATTATTTTAATGACATAGAAGAAGATTTCGATGAGCAAATCTTAAATGCCGTGGATATTGTAGCTGTTGAG GGTTTCATAACAATACTTGGAAATACTTCACGATTTTTACATGCCCGCTACTATGCAACACGCTACACAACTCTACGCCTCAAGGATAAAATCTATTTGTTTTTGTGCGAGTCAGAAGAGAATCCCAAAGATTTTTTAGCCAACGAGATACTGCAGT TTTATCCTCATCATTTGATGGTAATACCTGAAACCATATATCCTGAGTCtaataacaagaaaaacaacagaaaaatagAAAGAGAAACTCAAAAACcaaatattaaacaaacttCTCTGGCTaagaaaacaactgcaacaactgACAAATTGCACATTGCAAATGTTTCCATGGAAATAGTTGTTGATGTCACCACTGCTGCTACGTTGTCGTCTTTTTTTAACACTCATATTGACGAtacaaacaaaaactacaaatacCGCGACATCAATTTTGAATTGTGGACACAACAGTATGGTGGTGCTGAAGGCAATTTAAATGCCATACACCTTGATACCTACATTAGTGGTAATGGAACATTTGCCAAAAATGTTCAACTTTATCCGAATAAACTTTGGAATCTACAACAACGTACGATGAGAATCGGTTCCTTAACTTATGTACCATACGTAAAAACTTATTATGTG CCATCCGGTCAAGGAGATGTGGATTCTATTAATTCTAAAGCTCCACAAAAGACAGTTCAGTTTATTGGCGTGGAAGCTGAGCTAATGAAATCTTTTTGTCATATACGTAATTGTCATTTAAGAGTAGAGCCTT ATGCTGCCGATAATTGGGGAATCATATATGACAATGGTTCTGCCGAAGGAATGCTGGGAGATCTTTATATGCAGCGTACCGAAATGGCCATAGGCTGTATTTACAATTGGTATAATGATATAACAGAAACCTCACAGTTCATAGCTAGGTCTGCTGTAACTATTCTAGGACCAGGACCAGC ACAATTTCCCCGTTGGCGCACCAACATTATGCCATTCTCCTATGGTCTATGGATATTTCTGGTGTTTACCATGATAATGTGCTCCTTAATGTTTCATTTTATCAAATACGCCTCATATCgttttaaacacatttattcGGCACGACCAAATAAATATCGTAGTATTAAGAACtatgaaaaaactttgttggacATATTTGCTGTGTTCATACAACAACCTTCTGCAGATACAGT TTTGCACCGCGTAGCCACTCGCATATTTTTGGCATTTCTATTGTGTGCCaccataactttggaaaataCCTATAGCGGCCAATTAAAATCTATTCTAACAATGCCTCTGTTTAATGAGCCTGTGGATACCATGCACAAATGGTCTTTAAGTGGCTGGAAATGGGCCGCTCCTTCTATAATATGGGTGCATACGGTGGAGAACTCAGATTTAGCCATGGAACAACgtttggccaaacaatttgAGGTTAGAgattatgaatttctatataatGCCACATTTTGGGACAACTACGGCTTCGGAGTGGAACGCATTTacagtggctcattttcgtttGGTGACTACATAACGGGCTCAGCTTTGGAGAATAAAATT GTTCCCAAAGATGATTTGTACTTTGATTGGACACGTGCAGTGGCCATCAGAGGCTGGCCTTTGATGCCTTTACTTGATCgacatatattattttgtttggagACCGGCATATATATCCATTGGGAAAGACGc TTTAGTTACAAATTTTTGGATCATCAAGTGCAGGACATTTTAAAGAAGCTGGCTTCTGGTTATAAACCCAAGTCACCACCTCAAATGCTGTCAATTGAACACATATCGGGACCTTTGTTCATCTTACTATTTGGCTATCTATTGGCATTTCTTGTTTTGATGTTTGAGTTATTTGGCCATCGTTTGAACACAAATGTTTTGTCTGGCGGtcgttatttatttaaaattaataaataa